Proteins from a genomic interval of Stenotrophomonas maltophilia:
- the nuoI gene encoding NADH-quinone oxidoreductase subunit NuoI produces the protein MNRITHYFKSLLLLELLAGLWLTLKYSFKPKYTMMYPMEKFPQSPRFRGLHALRRYPNGEERCIACKLCEAVCPALAITIDSAKREDGTRRTTRYDIDLFKCIFCGFCEESCPVDSIVETHILEYHFENRGENIVTKPQLLALGDRLENEIAERRAADAAYR, from the coding sequence ATGAACAGGATTACCCATTACTTCAAGAGCCTGCTGCTGCTCGAACTGCTGGCGGGCCTCTGGCTGACGCTGAAGTACAGCTTCAAGCCGAAGTACACGATGATGTACCCGATGGAGAAGTTCCCGCAGTCGCCGCGCTTCCGTGGCCTGCACGCGCTGCGTCGTTATCCCAACGGCGAAGAGCGCTGCATTGCCTGCAAGCTGTGCGAAGCGGTGTGCCCGGCCCTGGCCATCACCATCGACTCGGCCAAGCGCGAGGACGGCACCCGCCGCACCACCCGCTACGACATCGACCTGTTCAAGTGCATCTTCTGCGGCTTCTGCGAAGAAAGCTGCCCGGTGGACTCGATCGTCGAAACCCACATCCTCGAGTACCACTTCGAGAACCGTGGCGAAAACATCGTTACCAAGCCGCAGCTGCTGGCCCTTGGCGATCGTCTCGAAAACGAGATCGCCGAGCGTCGTGCCGCCGATGCCGCTTACCGCTGA
- the nuoH gene encoding NADH-quinone oxidoreductase subunit NuoH — MNELLLNAVDPLHQWLLGLGDIGALIWIILKILVITVPVIISVAFYVVWERKLIGWMHVRHGPMYVGMGIFQAFADVFKLLFKEVVQPSSANKAIYLLAPLITLAPAFAAWSVVPFDSQIVLSNANAGLLYLLAMTSLGIYGIILAGWASNSKYAFLGAMRASAQMISYEIAMGFALVGVMIAAGSLNLSNIVMAQAGSSGFFDWFLLPLFPLFVIYWVSGVAETNRAPFDVVEGESEIVAGHMVEYSGGAFALFFLAEYANMILISFLISIFFLGGWLSPVQGWVNFGDVSPLVDWIWKGGAPWLFVKVFFFASAYIWFRASFPRFRYDQIMRLGWKVFIPLAILWIAVTAVMVFFGVIQKGV; from the coding sequence ATGAACGAATTGCTGTTGAACGCGGTCGACCCGCTGCACCAGTGGCTGCTTGGCCTCGGTGACATCGGCGCGCTGATCTGGATCATCCTGAAGATCCTGGTGATCACCGTGCCGGTGATCATCTCGGTGGCCTTCTACGTGGTCTGGGAACGCAAGCTGATCGGCTGGATGCACGTCCGTCACGGCCCGATGTACGTGGGCATGGGCATCTTCCAGGCCTTCGCCGACGTCTTCAAACTGCTGTTCAAGGAAGTGGTCCAGCCGAGCAGCGCCAACAAGGCGATCTACCTGCTGGCGCCGCTGATCACCCTGGCCCCGGCTTTCGCGGCCTGGTCGGTGGTGCCCTTCGATTCGCAGATCGTGCTGTCCAACGCCAACGCTGGCCTGCTGTACCTGTTGGCGATGACCTCGCTGGGCATCTACGGCATCATCCTGGCCGGTTGGGCGTCCAACTCGAAGTACGCGTTCCTGGGTGCGATGCGCGCCTCGGCGCAGATGATCAGCTACGAAATCGCCATGGGCTTCGCCCTGGTCGGCGTGATGATCGCCGCCGGCAGCCTGAACCTGAGCAACATCGTGATGGCGCAGGCTGGCAGCTCTGGCTTCTTCGACTGGTTCCTGCTGCCGCTGTTCCCGCTGTTCGTCATCTACTGGGTGTCGGGCGTGGCTGAAACCAACCGCGCGCCGTTCGACGTGGTGGAAGGCGAGTCGGAAATCGTTGCAGGCCACATGGTCGAATACTCCGGCGGCGCGTTCGCCCTGTTCTTCCTGGCCGAATACGCGAACATGATCCTGATCAGCTTCCTGATCTCGATCTTCTTCCTCGGTGGCTGGCTGAGCCCGGTCCAGGGCTGGGTCAACTTCGGCGATGTCTCGCCGCTGGTCGACTGGATCTGGAAGGGCGGTGCACCGTGGCTGTTCGTCAAGGTGTTCTTCTTCGCCAGTGCCTACATCTGGTTCCGTGCCAGCTTCCCGCGCTTCCGCTATGACCAGATCATGCGCCTGGGCTGGAAGGTCTTCATCCCGCTGGCCATTCTGTGGATCGCGGTTACCGCCGTCATGGTGTTCTTCGGCGTGATTCAAAAGGGCGTCTAA
- the nuoL gene encoding NADH-quinone oxidoreductase subunit L: MEITLSKSLLIAVVLAPLFGSIIAGLFGRQVKRFGAQTITILGVAIACGLSMYTFYQLMWGGAQPFNQNIYTFFEVGQYSAHVGFMVDKLTAMMMVVVTFVSLLVHIYTIGYMQDDPGYQRFFSYISLFTFSMLTLVMSNNFLQLFFGWEAVGLVSYLLIGFWFKRPTAIFANMKAFLVNRVGDFGFLLGIAGVLWVFGTLDYSQVFSQAGMLADPRAQLQIWDGTILGMQLLNEPVIWSIATVICICLFIGAMGKSAQVPLHVWLPDSMEGPTPISALIHAATMVTAGIFMVTRMSPLFELSQTALNFVLFIGATTAFFTGLIGIVQNDIKRVVAYSTLSQLGYMTVALGVSAYSAAVFHLMTHAFFKALLFLGAGSVIIAMHHEQDMRKMGGLRKYMPITFVTMWIGTLALVGTPFFSGFYSKDTIIEAAEIHAHMQNSWVATYGYWAVLGGVLVTSFYSFRLLFMTFHGKERFRDAHDDHGHGHDDHHAADAHHADAHDDHGHGHGPHEPHETPWVVTLPLILLAIPSIAIGFFSIGPMLHGTDWAGHHAHEAIKGQAQTFFTGIVDFYDPAKNTVAFLGEEFHGPVAFALHGMMLPPFWLTLAGFLLAALFYLWKPDLSGKARKTFAPIVSVLENKYGFDKLWIDGFAGGSVKLGKVSRWIDSNIVDGVVNLSARVVDVAAGVLRRTQSGFLYHYAFAMIIGLIALLGVLMHYLR, encoded by the coding sequence ATGGAAATCACTCTCTCCAAGAGTCTGTTGATCGCAGTGGTGCTTGCACCGCTGTTCGGCAGCATCATCGCCGGCCTGTTCGGTCGCCAGGTCAAGCGCTTCGGCGCGCAGACCATCACCATCCTCGGCGTCGCGATAGCCTGCGGCCTGTCGATGTACACGTTCTACCAGCTGATGTGGGGCGGCGCGCAGCCGTTCAACCAGAACATCTACACGTTCTTCGAGGTTGGCCAGTATTCGGCCCATGTCGGCTTCATGGTCGACAAGCTGACCGCGATGATGATGGTGGTGGTGACCTTCGTGTCGCTGCTGGTCCACATCTACACGATCGGCTACATGCAGGACGATCCGGGCTACCAGCGGTTCTTCAGCTACATCTCGCTGTTCACCTTCTCGATGCTCACCCTGGTGATGAGCAACAACTTCCTGCAGCTGTTCTTCGGCTGGGAAGCGGTGGGCCTGGTGTCGTACCTGCTGATCGGCTTCTGGTTCAAGCGCCCGACCGCGATCTTCGCCAACATGAAGGCGTTCCTGGTCAACCGCGTCGGTGACTTCGGCTTCCTGCTGGGCATCGCCGGCGTGCTGTGGGTGTTCGGCACCCTGGACTACTCGCAGGTGTTCTCGCAGGCCGGCATGCTGGCTGACCCGCGCGCCCAGCTGCAGATCTGGGACGGCACCATCCTGGGCATGCAGCTGCTGAACGAGCCGGTGATCTGGTCGATCGCCACCGTCATCTGCATCTGCCTGTTCATCGGCGCCATGGGCAAGTCGGCCCAGGTCCCGCTGCACGTGTGGCTGCCGGACTCGATGGAAGGCCCGACCCCGATCTCGGCACTGATCCACGCCGCGACGATGGTGACCGCCGGTATCTTCATGGTCACCCGCATGTCGCCGCTGTTCGAGCTGTCGCAGACCGCGCTGAACTTCGTGCTGTTCATCGGTGCCACCACCGCGTTCTTCACCGGCCTGATCGGCATCGTGCAGAACGACATCAAGCGCGTCGTCGCGTACTCCACGCTGTCGCAGCTGGGCTACATGACCGTCGCCCTGGGCGTGTCGGCCTACTCGGCCGCCGTGTTCCACCTGATGACCCACGCCTTCTTCAAGGCCCTGCTGTTCCTGGGCGCCGGTTCGGTCATCATCGCGATGCACCACGAGCAGGACATGCGCAAGATGGGCGGCCTGCGCAAGTACATGCCGATCACCTTCGTCACCATGTGGATCGGCACGCTTGCCCTGGTCGGCACGCCGTTCTTCTCCGGCTTCTACTCGAAGGACACCATCATCGAGGCGGCCGAGATCCACGCCCACATGCAGAACAGCTGGGTGGCCACCTATGGCTACTGGGCGGTGCTGGGTGGCGTGCTGGTGACCAGCTTCTACAGCTTCCGCCTGCTGTTCATGACCTTCCATGGCAAGGAGCGCTTCCGTGACGCGCATGATGACCATGGCCACGGCCATGACGATCACCATGCCGCAGATGCGCACCATGCCGATGCCCATGATGACCACGGCCATGGCCACGGTCCGCATGAGCCGCACGAAACCCCGTGGGTGGTGACCCTGCCGCTGATCCTGCTGGCCATCCCGTCGATCGCCATCGGTTTCTTCAGCATCGGTCCGATGCTGCACGGCACCGACTGGGCCGGCCACCATGCGCACGAGGCGATCAAGGGCCAGGCACAGACGTTCTTTACCGGCATCGTCGACTTCTACGATCCGGCCAAGAACACCGTCGCGTTCCTGGGTGAAGAGTTCCATGGCCCGGTCGCGTTCGCGCTGCACGGCATGATGCTGCCGCCGTTCTGGCTCACCCTGGCGGGCTTCCTGCTGGCCGCGTTGTTCTACCTGTGGAAGCCGGACCTGTCGGGCAAGGCGCGCAAGACCTTCGCCCCGATCGTTTCGGTGCTGGAAAACAAGTACGGCTTCGACAAGCTGTGGATCGATGGCTTTGCCGGTGGCAGCGTCAAGCTGGGCAAGGTCTCGCGCTGGATCGACAGCAACATCGTCGACGGCGTGGTCAATCTCTCGGCACGTGTTGTGGACGTTGCAGCCGGCGTGCTGCGTCGTACCCAATCCGGTTTCCTCTATCACTACGCCTTCGCGATGATCATCGGCCTGATTGCCCTGCTGGGCGTGCTGATGCATTACCTGCGTTGA
- a CDS encoding NADH-quinone oxidoreductase subunit J, producing MDWVNIAFWVFAIAATVSAGAVISVRNPVHAVLCLVLTFFSIACVWLLVGAEFLGVALVLVYVGAVMVLFLFVVMMLDIDPTKMREGWVRYLPVGLIVAVAMLVQMLILIGVKGRAVTPFPADNAAAVAADSSNVTWLARTLFTEYLLPFEFAAVILTVAVVAAVMLTLRRRTGVKSQNPGEQTMVKADQRLRMVKMGAEAPVVHSNSKPATGEETQP from the coding sequence ATGGATTGGGTAAATATCGCTTTCTGGGTGTTCGCCATCGCGGCAACGGTTTCGGCCGGTGCGGTGATCAGCGTGCGCAACCCGGTGCATGCAGTGCTGTGCCTGGTGCTGACCTTCTTCTCCATTGCCTGCGTGTGGCTGCTGGTGGGCGCCGAGTTCCTCGGCGTGGCGCTGGTGCTGGTCTACGTCGGCGCGGTGATGGTGCTGTTCCTGTTCGTGGTGATGATGCTGGACATCGACCCCACCAAGATGCGTGAAGGCTGGGTGCGCTACCTGCCGGTCGGTCTGATCGTGGCGGTGGCGATGCTGGTGCAGATGCTGATCCTGATCGGCGTGAAGGGCAGGGCGGTCACCCCGTTCCCGGCCGACAACGCCGCTGCGGTCGCTGCCGACAGCTCCAACGTCACCTGGCTGGCGCGCACGCTGTTCACCGAATACCTGCTGCCGTTCGAGTTCGCCGCCGTCATCCTGACCGTGGCCGTGGTCGCCGCCGTGATGCTGACCCTGCGTCGCCGTACCGGCGTGAAGAGCCAGAACCCGGGCGAGCAGACCATGGTCAAGGCCGACCAGCGCCTGCGCATGGTCAAGATGGGTGCCGAAGCACCGGTCGTGCACAGCAACAGCAAGCCGGCCACCGGCGAGGAGACCCAGCCGTGA
- the nuoK gene encoding NADH-quinone oxidoreductase subunit NuoK, giving the protein MITLGHMLALGAVLFAISLAGIFLNRKNVIVLLMSIELMLLSVNINFVGFSRQLGDPSGQLFVFFILTVAAAEAAIGLAILVTLFRTRRTINVGEVDSLKG; this is encoded by the coding sequence GTGATTACCCTTGGCCACATGCTTGCGCTTGGCGCGGTGCTGTTCGCCATCAGCCTGGCCGGCATCTTCCTCAACCGGAAGAACGTCATCGTCCTGCTGATGTCGATCGAGCTGATGCTGCTGTCGGTGAACATCAATTTCGTCGGCTTCTCGCGTCAGCTGGGCGATCCGTCCGGCCAGCTGTTCGTGTTCTTCATCCTGACCGTCGCCGCCGCGGAAGCCGCCATCGGCCTGGCGATCCTGGTGACCCTGTTCCGTACCCGCCGCACGATCAATGTCGGCGAAGTCGATTCGCTGAAGGGCTGA